The DNA window TGGCCGTTGTCGATCAGACGTTGGATGCCACGCAGCAAATCGGCCTTGCTACCGAGCGGGCTAATGCCCAAGCCGAGCTGCGGGCTGCCCAACAAGACTACGCCCGCCTGCAAACCATCGCCGACATTGCGGCCCGTAAAGACGTAGTAGCCGCCGAACTGCGTTTGCGCCAGGCCCGGCAGAATGCGGCTATTTTCAACGGTCAGGCCCGCACCCGGCGCGTTAATATCACTTCCCCCATCAGCGGCACCGTGGATGTATTTACCCTGGCCGTCGGGCAGCAAGTCAACCAAGGTGACGAGCTGTTACGGGTGCTGAATCCCGGCAAACTGCGGGTAGAAGCGCAGGTGTTTGCGCAGGACTTAGAGAAGCTTCCTGCCAATGCGCAATTCATGGTCGAGGGCCTCCAAGGCCAGCAGGGCAGTGCGCCGGCGCGGTTGGTAGTGTTCAGCAACGCCGTCAACCCCGTAAACCAGGCGCGCCAACTGATTCTGGAGCTGGATAACGCGGGTAGCAACCTATTTCGGTCCGGACAGGCCGTGAACGTGCAGGTGATAGGTGCTGGCACCAGCAACAAAAAGGAACTGGTGGTACCCACCTCGGCTCTCACCGACCTCAACGGCAAGCCGGTAGTGTTTGTGCACACCGAGCCTGAAACCTTTAAAATCCGCTATGTGCAGCCGGGCTCAGCCAACGGGCAGCAAACTGTGTTGCTGGCGGGCGAAGTCAATGAAAACGACCGGGTGGTGAGTGTGGGTACTTACCAACTCAAGTCCATCTATCTGAATCAATAGTAGTTGGGGTGTCGTCTGCCTACTGCTAGTGCGCTGTAGAGACACGAACCGAAAATTAGCGAAGCCAATAACTGCGTCTCTACACCCTGGGTACACCAACCAACCCCTAACAGCTAGTAGCTAACAGCTAAAAGCTCATC is part of the Hymenobacter volaticus genome and encodes:
- a CDS encoding efflux RND transporter periplasmic adaptor subunit, which translates into the protein MKTKHKLLAGTAALGLALTVLLPPPAPLWAHDGEDHGATAQPNTGAALTDAVALPKESQFLFGVRTALASYSTTYNRLTLYGTISAAAGGEGRVVVPQTGRIVSLVARVGQTVRAGQVLAVVDQTLDATQQIGLATERANAQAELRAAQQDYARLQTIADIAARKDVVAAELRLRQARQNAAIFNGQARTRRVNITSPISGTVDVFTLAVGQQVNQGDELLRVLNPGKLRVEAQVFAQDLEKLPANAQFMVEGLQGQQGSAPARLVVFSNAVNPVNQARQLILELDNAGSNLFRSGQAVNVQVIGAGTSNKKELVVPTSALTDLNGKPVVFVHTEPETFKIRYVQPGSANGQQTVLLAGEVNENDRVVSVGTYQLKSIYLNQ